A window of the Tunturibacter empetritectus genome harbors these coding sequences:
- a CDS encoding DNA-3-methyladenine glycosylase family protein, translating to MPRPHHTPRSPRYDAAQALLDLSAADPKLGKLIERAGPFTLRVSSTQSPFEALVESIIYQQLHGKAAATIHRRLLESFYPVTANEHFAAQHLLDCPNEQLRAAGLSHNKSLALRDLAAKTLDGTVPTLIRIRRMSDEAIIEHLTQVRGIGRWTVEMLLIFRLGRPNVLPVDDYGVRKGFALTFGKLKPADKVTPADLPKPDVMHRRAKKWQPWSSVASWYLWRACDLAAGKLTLPLNSEP from the coding sequence ATGCCGCGACCACACCACACTCCGCGCTCTCCCCGTTACGATGCCGCCCAGGCCTTATTAGATCTATCCGCCGCCGATCCCAAACTAGGCAAGCTCATCGAACGCGCCGGCCCCTTTACCCTCCGCGTCTCCAGCACCCAATCGCCCTTCGAGGCCTTAGTCGAGAGCATCATCTATCAGCAACTCCACGGCAAAGCAGCCGCCACCATCCACCGCCGCCTGCTCGAAAGCTTCTACCCCGTCACCGCCAACGAGCACTTCGCCGCCCAGCACCTGCTCGACTGCCCCAACGAGCAACTCCGCGCCGCCGGCCTCTCCCACAACAAATCCCTCGCCCTCCGCGACCTCGCCGCCAAAACCCTCGACGGCACCGTCCCCACCCTCATCCGCATCCGTCGCATGTCCGACGAAGCCATCATCGAGCACCTAACCCAGGTCCGTGGCATCGGTCGCTGGACCGTCGAGATGCTCCTCATCTTCCGCCTTGGCCGACCCAACGTCCTGCCCGTCGACGACTACGGCGTCCGCAAAGGCTTTGCCCTCACCTTCGGCAAACTCAAACCAGCCGACAAGGTCACCCCCGCCGACCTCCCCAAGCCCGACGTCATGCACCGCCGCGCAAAAAAATGGCAGCCCTGGTCTTCGGTCGCAAGCTGGTATCTCTGGCGCGCCTGCGACCTCGCAGCCGGAAAACTCACCCTTCCTTTGAACTCCGAGCCATAA